One segment of Aedes aegypti strain LVP_AGWG unplaced genomic scaffold, AaegL5.0 Primary Assembly AGWG_AaegL5_hic_scaff_2117_PBJ_arrow, whole genome shotgun sequence DNA contains the following:
- the LOC110680938 gene encoding glutamate [NMDA] receptor subunit 1-like yields MIGELQSDLADLGGTALFLTADRIKEIDYLSMTTQSRVKFIFRSPKLSFTDNVFLLPFSASVWICIISFIVISGVLLLIIMKVELRCTNVRYGNVIRPNVMDTVMNMFGTSCQQGSYLEPKSLPAKCLILLSLIILMFLYASYSANIVALIQSPSNKIRTLEDLLNSRLGTGAEDTVYNRYYFMHETEPIRKAIYDRKMRTRDGS; encoded by the exons ATGATAGGTGAACTGCAGAGTGATCTGGCGGATCTGGGCGGCACGGCACTGTTCCTAACAGCGGATCGTATCAAGGAGATCGATTACCTCTCGATGACTACCCAATCGCGGGTCAAATTTATCTTCCGTTCGCCGAAGCTATCGTTCACGGATAACGTATTTCTGCTTCCGTTTAGCGCATCGGTTTGGATTTGCATAATCAGTTTCATTGTGATCTCAGGAGTTCTTCTGTTGATCATCATGAAGGTCGAGCTGCGATGCACTAATGTTCGTTACGGGAATGTCATCCGGCCGAATGTGATGGACACGGTCATGAACATGTTTGGGACCTCGTGTCAACAGGGATCGTACCTGGAGCCGAAATCGCTTCCGGCCAAATGTTTGATCCTGTTGAGCTTGATCATCCTGATGTTCTTGTATGCCAGCTATTCAGCCAATATTGTTGCGTTGATCCAGTCGCCGTCGAACAAGATCAGGACGTTGGAGGATTTATTGAACTCGCGACTGGGGACTGGAGCTGAAGATACCGTCTACAATCGGTACTATTTCATG CATGAAACGGAACCGATACGGAAAGCGATTTATGATCGGAAAATGAGAACTCGCGATGGAAGCTGA